A region of Epinephelus fuscoguttatus linkage group LG1, E.fuscoguttatus.final_Chr_v1 DNA encodes the following proteins:
- the LOC125889790 gene encoding bone morphogenetic protein 7-like, which translates to MVTSAVATIATLLSWGYCVLATQVAFSNFSVDNEVRSSFIQRRLRSQERREMQREILSILGLPHRPRPHVHTKQNAAPMFMLDLYNTISTDPEPPGYSYYKPVLPTQVSPMVTPQDSRFLDDADMVMSFVNLVDQEQDLLYQQHRREFRFDLSRIPEGETVTAAEFRIYKDFIQERCENETFRVSVYQVLQEPPNSEVELLLLDQRDVWAAEEGWLVFDLTDTSNLWLVNPEQNLGLHLVLEDSNGQRRNPQLAGLVTGSGPQDKQPFMVAFFKANEVRFRSIRSAHKGRQSNRSKPQRTVQDALKAVEAATDNLGISREGCKKHELYVSFRDLGWQDWIIAPEGYAAYYCEGECAFPLNSYMNATNHAIVQTLVHFINPDTVPKPCCAPTQLHGISVLYFDDSSNVILKKYRNMVVRACGCH; encoded by the exons ATGGTGACAAGCGCTGTGGCCACGATAGCGACCCTCCTGTCCTGGGGGTACTGCGTGTTGGCCACGCAGGTCGCCTTCTCCAACTTCTCCGTGGACAACGAAGTGCGCTCCAGCTTCATCCAGCGGCGGCTGCGGAGCCAAGAGCGCAGAGAGATGCAGCGGGAGATTCTCTCCATCCTGGGGCTGCCGCATCGTCCACGGCCGCACGTCCACACCAAACAAAACGCCGCCCCGATGTTCATGCTGGACCTGTACAATACTATCTCCACGGACCCTGAGCCGCCGGGATACTCTTACTACAAGCCCGTTTTACCGACCCAAGTGTCCCCTATGGTGACCCCACAGGACAGCCGCTTCCTGGATGACGCAGACATGGTGATGAGTTTTGTCAATCTTG TCGATCAGGAGCAGGATCTTCTGTACCAGCAACACAGGAGAGAATTTCGGTTTGACCTTTCCCGTATTCCAGAGGGGGAGACCGTCACAGCGGCAGAGTTTAGGATTTACAAAGATTTCATCCAGGAACGCTGTGAGAATGAGACATTCAGAGTCAGTGTCTACCAGGTCCTGCAGGAGCCTCCTAACAG TGAAGTGGAACTCTTGCTGCTGGACCAGCGAGATGTGTGGGCAGCAGAAGAAGGCTGGCTGGTTTTTGACCTGACTGACACCAGTAACCTCTGGCTGGTCAACCCTGAGCAGAACCTTGGCCTGCACCTGGTCCTGGAGGACAGCAATG GCCAGAGGCGGAATCCCCAGCTGGCGGGGCTGGTTACAGGCAGTGGACCTCAGGACAAGCAACCGTTCATGGTTGCCTTCTTCAAAGCCAATGAGGTGCGCTTCCGCAGCATCCGCTCTGCCCACAAGGGGCGCCAGTCTAACCGCTCCAAACCCCAGAGGACTGTCCAAGATGCCCTAAAGGCAGTGGAGGCTGCAACAG ATAACCTTGGCATCTCCAGAGAGGGATGTAAAAAGCATGAGCTGTATGTCAGTTTCAGAGACTTGGGATGGCAG GACTGGATCATTGCACCAGAGGGCTATGCAGCGTACTACTGCGAGGGAGAATGCGCCTTCCCCCTCAACTCCTATATGAATGCCACCAATCACGCCATTGTGCAAACTCTG GTGCACTTTATCAACCCGGATACGGTGCCCAAACCCTGCTGCGCCCCTACCCAGCTCCACGGCATCTCAGTGCTTTATTTTGATGACAGCTCCAATGTTATCCTCAAGAAGTACCGCAACATGGTGGTGAGAGCCTGTGGCTGCCACTGA